The region CTGACTTCGGCCCCGTGCAGAACAACATCTCGTTCAATGACGCCGTCGGCACGACCCGTGGCATCCACGCCGAGCCGTGGGACAAGTTCGTGTCGATCGCGTCGGGCCGCATCTTCGGCGCCTGGGTCGATCTGCGCGAGGGCCCCACGTTCGGCGCCGTGTTCACCGCCGAGCTCGACCCCTCGACGGCGATCTTCGTGCCCCGCGGCGTCGGCAACTCGTACCAGACCCTTGAGCCCGACACCGCGTACGCATACCTCGTCAACGACCACTGGTCTCCAGACGCGTCGTACGCGTTCCTGAACCTCGCGGACGAGACCGTGGCGATCGACTGGCCGATCCCTCTCGCCGAGGCCGGGCTCTCCGACAAGGACCGCACTCACCCGCGCCTTGCCGATGTCGCTCCGATCGCACCGAAGCGCATCCTCATCACCGGTGCCGATGGTCAGGTCGGCCGCGCCATGCGGGCACAGTACGGCGATGCCTCGCACATCGAGTACGCCACGCGGGCCGACCTCGACCTCACCTCCGCAGACCTCCGCAGCGCCCGCCGATGGCGTGACTACGGCGCCATCATCAACGCCGCCGCGTACACCGCAGTCGACCTTGCAGAGACGCCGGAAGGTCGGGCGGATGCCTGGCGCACGAACGCCGCGGCAGTGGCCTCCCTCGCCCGCATCGCGACGGAGTTCGGCATCACGCTCGTCCACGTCTCGAGCGACTACGTCTTCGACGGCACGACCGGGCGGGCTTATCGGGAAGACGACCCGATCGCTCCGCTCGGCGTGTACGGGCAGAGCAAGGCGGCCGGCGACCTTGCGGCAGGCACCGTGCCCAGGCACTACGTCGTGCGGACCTCCTGGGTCATCGGCGACGGCAGGAACTTCGTCACCACCATGGCCTCCCTCGCCGAACGCGGCATCGACCCCACGGTCGTCGCCGACCAGACCGGACGCCTCACCTTCACCGAAGACATCGCCCGCGGCATCCGGCACCTGCTCGAGTCCGGCGCCCCATACGGGACTTACAACCTGACGGGCGGGGGAGCGGTGCAGACCTGGGCCGATATCGCACGCGATGTCTATCGCCTCACGGGCCACGACCCCGAGCGCATCAGCGCGGTGACGACCGCTCAGTACTTCGAGGGGGCCGCGGGCCCCGTCGCTCCCAGGCCGGCCGCGAGCGCGCTCGACCTGTCGAAGATCGAGGCGACCGGCTTCACGCCCGCCGATGCGGCCGAGTCGCTGGCCGCGTACCTGCGGGCCTAGCGCATCAGGCGACGCCAGCGGCTCAGCGCCGCGGCAGGAGCCGTTACAGCGAGGGCGCTCAGGAGCCGAGGGGTCGGCGGCGCAGAGGTGAACGCCAGCCAGCTGGTGTCGAGGACAGCCTCGGCGGAGTGCGCGGCGGCTGCGCTGGGCAGCGCCGAGCGGATCCGGGATGCCAGCTCGGGAGCATCCCGGAGCCGCCGCAGAGCGACGAGCAGCGCGTCGGCGCTGTCGCCGTCGGCCAGCACCATCGTCTCGCCGTCGACGCCCGTCTCCGTGTAGCCGGCGTAGCTCCCGCACACGGGGATGGCTCCGCCGTGCCACGCCGCGATCAGCTTCGTCGGCGGCTTGCTGCGTTCGTCCACCCCACGCCCATGCGTGCAGAGCACGACATCGACATCGCGGAAGTCCTCCCAGCGGCCGTCGTGCTCTGTGTCGACGCGCAGCGTCATGCCCAGCTCGGTCAGGGAGCTGCGGAAGCGCGCATCCGCCCATGCGGGAACGTTGTACGAGTACGCCTTGATCGCGACCGTCTCGAGCCGGTCACCGCGCCCGGCGTCCCGCGGCCGGATCCCGCGCTGCGGAAGCAGGGGCAGCACGCGCTGCCGGCTGAGGCGCACGCTGGCCCGCGTCGGCATCGCCTCGAGAGTCGTGAACGACGGAGCACGAACACTCAGGTAGGTGTCGACGCGGAGGACGACCATCCCCGGCATCCGACCGGGAGCGACGAGCGCCCGTCGCAGCAGTGCGAAGCCGAGGCGCAGACGCATGCGCGCCGGAATCTGCGGCTGATGCGCGACGAGCTCCTCCATCGACGCGACGACGGCGGTGGCGTATGCCGGGATGTCGACCCCGATCGACACAGGGAGGCCCGCGCCGCGCATCCGCTGGAACAGCTCGAGGAACGCGTGGCCGTAGGCGGTCAGGTGCAGTCCGGGTTCGAGGTCGGGATCCCACGCGGTGCGCGCCTCAGGATGCCTGGTCCAGAAGTGCACGTGGTCCGGCATCAGTCCCCGTCTCCGCAGCCTCGCATCTCCCGTCACACGGTACAGGTGATGTCCGGAGCGATCCCATAGGGTCGAACCGTGCGCATTCTTCTCACCGGCGGTGCCGGCTACATCGGGTCCCATGTCGCTCTCGTGCTGCTGGAGGCAGGTCACGACGTGCTCGTCCTCGACGACTACTCGAACAGCTCGCGCGAGGCCATCGGCCGCGTCGAAGAGCTGACCGGCCGCTCCATCGACACGATCGACTGCGACCTCGCCGATCAGGCTGCCTCCGCCGCGGCCCTGCGCGACGAGAAGTTCGAGGCCGTCATCCACCTCGCCGGGCTCAAGGCCGTCGGCGAGTCGGTGGCTCAGCCGTCGCGCTACTACCGCACGAACCTCGTCTCCACGCTCAACCTGCTCGACATCATGGCCGATCACGGCGTCACGAAGCTCGTCTTCAGCTCGTCGGCCACGGTGTACAGCCCCGCCGCCGAGGGCGTGCTGAATCTCGACGAGTCGCAGCCCTCCGGCACGGGCATCACGAACCCGTACGGGTGGACGAAGGCGATGAACGAGCAGATCATCCGCGACGTGCAGGCCAGCCGCCCCGAGCTCGAGGCGATCCTGCTGCGCTACTTCAACCCGGTCGGCGCGCACCCGTCCGGGCGCATCGGCGAAGACCCGTCCGGGATCCCCAACAACCTCATGCCCTTCGTATCGCAGGTCGCCATCGGGCGCCGCGACCACCTCGCCGTCTTCGGCGATCAGTACCCCACTCACGACGGCACGGGCGTGCGCGACTACATCCACGTGATGGACCTTGCAGAGGGCCACCTCGCGGCGCTCGACGGTCTGCGCCCCGGCGTCGAGGCGTACAACCTCGGCACCGGCGACGGGCAGAGCGTGCTCGACATCGTCAAGGCGTTCACGGCGGCCACGGGCCAGGAGATCCGCTACGAGGTCGTCGCCGCCCGCCCCGGCGATGTCGCCCGCGCGGTCGCCGATCCGACGAAGGCGAACCGCGAGCTCGACTGGCATGCGACGCGCACGATCGAAGACGCCTGCCGCGACTCGTGGAGCTGGCAGTCGCAGAACCCGAACGGGTACGCGGCGGTCTGAGCGACAGCTCAGCGGTGAGCTGGCGTCACTCGGCGGGCGCGCACACGCGGTAGTGGCGGGCCTCGACCAGCACCTCTGTGTCGCACTGCTGGCCAGTGAGACGCGGCGTGCGCGCCATGCTCGGCGCATCGAACAGGCCCACGTGCGCACCCGACATGACGATGGGCGCGACCGCGGCTCCCCAGGGGGCGGCTGCCAGCCACGCGGTCTGGGTCTCGTCGACCCATTCGGCGATGACTGCGACGTCCGCCCGCTGTGTGGCGAGTGTCTCGCCGCGGGGGACGGAGGTCTGCTGCACGTGCCCGGCGATGCTCCAGACGAGAGAGGCCGACAGGGCCGCTGCGAGAACGCCCCCGGCGATGCGGCGCACATTGACAGGCTCCGCCCCTGTGCTCGCGGAATCTGCGCGGGAGACGCGCGGTGTCATGAGCTCGTGTGCGCCCCAGTACGCCACGATCACCAGAGCAGGGAAGAAGGCGAGCACGCCGACAGCAGGATGACGCACCCACAGCGGGGTGTGCGCGGCGGTGGACCACCAGGACACGAAGACCAGAGCTCCGACCGCGGCGGTCAGCGCCAGCGCGAGGGATCGGCGTCGGAGGCGGCCGCGACGGCGGACCTCGATCAGTCCCGCGATGACCAGCGCGACGACGATCGCCGCAGTCAGCCACGCCGCCCATCCCGGCACGAACCA is a window of Microbacterium esteraromaticum DNA encoding:
- a CDS encoding sugar nucleotide-binding protein is translated as MTVIHETTIPGLLLVDLAVHGDSRGWFKENWQREKMVAAGLPDFGPVQNNISFNDAVGTTRGIHAEPWDKFVSIASGRIFGAWVDLREGPTFGAVFTAELDPSTAIFVPRGVGNSYQTLEPDTAYAYLVNDHWSPDASYAFLNLADETVAIDWPIPLAEAGLSDKDRTHPRLADVAPIAPKRILITGADGQVGRAMRAQYGDASHIEYATRADLDLTSADLRSARRWRDYGAIINAAAYTAVDLAETPEGRADAWRTNAAAVASLARIATEFGITLVHVSSDYVFDGTTGRAYREDDPIAPLGVYGQSKAAGDLAAGTVPRHYVVRTSWVIGDGRNFVTTMASLAERGIDPTVVADQTGRLTFTEDIARGIRHLLESGAPYGTYNLTGGGAVQTWADIARDVYRLTGHDPERISAVTTAQYFEGAAGPVAPRPAASALDLSKIEATGFTPADAAESLAAYLRA
- the galE gene encoding UDP-glucose 4-epimerase GalE, whose translation is MRILLTGGAGYIGSHVALVLLEAGHDVLVLDDYSNSSREAIGRVEELTGRSIDTIDCDLADQAASAAALRDEKFEAVIHLAGLKAVGESVAQPSRYYRTNLVSTLNLLDIMADHGVTKLVFSSSATVYSPAAEGVLNLDESQPSGTGITNPYGWTKAMNEQIIRDVQASRPELEAILLRYFNPVGAHPSGRIGEDPSGIPNNLMPFVSQVAIGRRDHLAVFGDQYPTHDGTGVRDYIHVMDLAEGHLAALDGLRPGVEAYNLGTGDGQSVLDIVKAFTAATGQEIRYEVVAARPGDVARAVADPTKANRELDWHATRTIEDACRDSWSWQSQNPNGYAAV